One stretch of Corallococcus exiguus DNA includes these proteins:
- a CDS encoding NUDIX hydrolase produces MTDGRSWRGDWKARLCEQVRERGYDSLTAFADARPTASLVELAEDLGKGDIAGAQILSGLFAEAEQRNHVTRFVRGILVRMLSQSLPQGWPAVTDDASRFAVAKALGRWSGYTPESHQQRADQLMAALRAHPPPPGWRPLDPDDALLLTLLPDHEA; encoded by the coding sequence ATGACCGACGGACGCTCCTGGCGTGGCGACTGGAAGGCACGTCTCTGCGAGCAGGTTCGCGAGCGCGGTTACGATTCGCTCACTGCCTTCGCCGATGCGCGCCCCACTGCTTCGCTGGTGGAACTGGCAGAGGATTTGGGAAAGGGCGACATCGCAGGTGCCCAGATCCTGAGCGGGCTGTTCGCCGAGGCAGAGCAGCGCAACCATGTCACTCGGTTTGTACGCGGCATACTCGTGCGCATGCTTTCGCAAAGCCTTCCCCAAGGCTGGCCAGCCGTGACGGATGATGCGTCACGGTTCGCGGTCGCCAAGGCGCTCGGCCGTTGGAGCGGTTACACGCCAGAGTCCCACCAGCAGCGTGCGGATCAGCTCATGGCGGCGCTACGCGCGCACCCGCCGCCACCCGGCTGGCGCCCACTCGACCCCGACGACGCACTCCTCCTCACGCTCCTGCCCGACCACGAAGCCTGA
- a CDS encoding NUDIX hydrolase, which yields MTDGRSWQGNWKVRLYERVRERGHTSLSDFANSRPTVPLQKLASELGKDDVAVIQVFHGLLSEAAHRRQVTRLLRDVFARELAGDFPEGWPVITDEATRFQVIKLIARLGAFTPETHEARVTRAGDSLLASPPPPGWHPLGPDDELLLMILPDDEA from the coding sequence ATGACCGACGGACGCTCGTGGCAGGGAAACTGGAAGGTTCGACTCTATGAGCGAGTCCGCGAACGCGGTCACACCTCGCTCTCGGACTTCGCCAACTCGCGTCCCACCGTTCCCTTGCAGAAGCTCGCATCGGAACTCGGCAAGGACGATGTTGCCGTGATTCAGGTCTTCCACGGTCTGCTCTCCGAGGCGGCGCACCGTCGGCAGGTGACTCGCCTTCTGCGCGATGTCTTCGCGCGCGAGTTGGCAGGGGATTTTCCCGAGGGCTGGCCCGTCATCACGGATGAGGCGACCCGGTTCCAGGTGATCAAGCTGATTGCCCGCTTGGGCGCCTTCACGCCAGAGACCCACGAGGCGCGCGTCACCCGGGCAGGTGACTCACTTCTCGCGTCACCTCCTCCGCCCGGCTGGCACCCGCTCGGTCCAGATGACGAATTGCTCCTCATGATTCTTCCAGACGATGAGGCGTGA
- a CDS encoding DUF2380 domain-containing protein has product MREGVLALCAVLIVSGCASVEAPERHSGSHVLRQRAAFAPTDSPERRRAPDTRLRRGGQPSAPLTHQAVIEVLGEVKDTVDGVARTLPRLAANTKGLGGSDGIFTRYTDYGSIQVPWLRGATARVTSLADASETIEDEDMRAGILRLTGPRIEAVMSGAMLLATWLDFLRLAEVIQQECPFYGVERLFVDLDRVRKRIEPAMTSLASMDSDKVQATATAMPELMGQLSREFQTIQEDARVAMERGGRVVAAAQFLEMVTLVSALKATLPRPPPAAPVTLGVGFVMGSGGVMLGSRIVVTAEWVERMRRLVQAGVISAPVVGAAVRIHAGQVLMAQAKQDLPKGVREALGDSPEVRAMHETGRAGAGMSSAPKHHVLPQEHREWFEKRGFTGEMSIDQFCVRLEQSHHEAIHGGGDWRLGRLWPREWNQLIMSELRKAETRFGQTLTRNEVLDIVAQYMNIYDIPVRFVPSRRR; this is encoded by the coding sequence ATGCGCGAAGGGGTCTTGGCGCTGTGCGCGGTCTTGATTGTTTCAGGATGCGCGAGCGTGGAGGCGCCCGAGCGCCATAGTGGTTCGCATGTGCTTCGCCAGAGGGCGGCCTTCGCACCAACGGACTCGCCGGAGCGTCGGCGCGCCCCTGACACGCGGCTCCGGAGAGGCGGTCAACCGTCCGCGCCCCTCACCCATCAGGCCGTCATCGAAGTCCTTGGGGAGGTGAAGGACACCGTGGATGGCGTCGCCCGGACGCTCCCCAGGCTCGCTGCGAACACGAAGGGCCTGGGAGGTTCCGACGGTATCTTCACCCGTTACACCGACTACGGCTCCATCCAGGTGCCATGGCTGCGGGGCGCGACGGCGAGAGTCACCTCGCTCGCGGACGCATCGGAGACGATCGAGGACGAGGACATGCGAGCAGGAATCCTCCGCCTGACAGGTCCGCGCATCGAGGCTGTCATGTCAGGAGCGATGCTTCTGGCCACGTGGCTCGACTTCCTGCGGCTCGCGGAGGTCATTCAGCAGGAGTGCCCCTTTTACGGAGTCGAGCGGCTGTTCGTGGACCTGGACCGTGTGCGGAAACGGATCGAGCCCGCCATGACGTCGCTCGCGTCGATGGACTCCGACAAGGTGCAGGCTACGGCGACCGCGATGCCCGAACTGATGGGGCAACTCAGCCGAGAGTTTCAGACCATCCAGGAAGACGCACGCGTAGCAATGGAGCGCGGCGGGCGGGTCGTCGCGGCGGCCCAGTTCCTCGAAATGGTCACGCTGGTATCAGCCCTGAAGGCGACGCTGCCCAGGCCGCCCCCCGCTGCGCCCGTCACGCTCGGTGTGGGGTTCGTGATGGGCTCGGGAGGCGTGATGCTCGGTTCGCGCATCGTCGTCACCGCCGAGTGGGTCGAGCGGATGCGCAGGCTGGTGCAGGCGGGCGTCATCTCCGCGCCCGTCGTCGGCGCGGCGGTCCGGATCCACGCGGGTCAGGTGCTGATGGCGCAGGCAAAGCAGGACCTGCCCAAGGGAGTGCGCGAGGCGCTGGGAGACAGTCCAGAAGTCCGCGCCATGCACGAGACCGGCAGGGCCGGAGCCGGGATGTCCAGCGCACCGAAGCACCACGTCCTGCCGCAGGAGCATCGCGAGTGGTTCGAGAAGCGCGGGTTCACGGGCGAGATGAGCATCGACCAGTTCTGCGTCCGGCTGGAGCAGTCACACCACGAAGCGATTCACGGCGGCGGCGACTGGAGGCTGGGACGCCTGTGGCCCAGGGAGTGGAACCAATTGATCATGAGTGAACTCCGCAAAGCGGAAACCCGTTTTGGCCAGACGTTGACGCGAAACGAGGTCCTGGACATCGTGGCGCAGTACATGAACATCTACGACATTCCGGTGCGCTTCGTTCCCTCGAGACGGCGATGA
- a CDS encoding zinc metalloprotease, with the protein MSPSTGNGAGKGGHGGMGPRDGPPRPLRKCGTMDVHRRLLSTLPDYVKARDRIENLVLAFQRGQRKQERQGVVQIPVVVHVVWNTAQQNISDAQIQSQMDVLNLDFREKNPDISQVPAAFQGLIADARVEFFLASRAPDGGPTQGITRTQTNTASFQSDDRVKSQATGGADPWPADRYLNLWVCNLAGGLLGYAQFPGGPAATDGVVITYTAFGTTGTAAAPFNLGRTTTHEIGHWFNMYHIWGDDGTGCKGSDEVLDTPNQAGPNTGVPNFPCISCNNGPNGDMFMNYMDYVDDLSMVMFSLGQVERLDACLDGPRQSFVTASVPRITPAGPIVSWGTDRLDIFVQGMDSALYHKAWDGTAWSPSLTDYESLGGRCKSLAEVASWGPDRLDVFVLGMDSALYHKAWDGTAWWPTPTDWEGLGGLCGSPPRACSWGPDRLDVFVLGADSALYHKAWDGTAWRPSPTDWEGLGGVCGSPPAAVCWGPDRIDIFVLGMDSALYHKAWDGTAWRPSLTDWEGLGGLCASPPTAVSWGPDRLDVFVLGTDSVLYHKAWDGTAWLPSPTDWESLGGLCASAPSVVSWGSGRLDVFMLGTDSAVYHKAWDGNAWWPSPTDWESLGGLCASPPKAVSWGPDRLDIFVLGTDSALYHKAWDGNAWWPSLTGWESLGGTLTTLREGVMAAPLPLPQAARDIRPTSAGIHGRA; encoded by the coding sequence ATGAGCCCCTCCACCGGCAATGGCGCTGGCAAGGGTGGGCATGGCGGTATGGGTCCCCGGGACGGCCCGCCGAGGCCCCTGCGCAAGTGCGGCACCATGGATGTTCATCGCCGCCTCCTCAGCACCCTTCCCGATTACGTCAAGGCACGAGACCGCATCGAGAACCTGGTGCTGGCCTTTCAGCGCGGACAACGAAAACAGGAGCGCCAGGGCGTCGTCCAGATTCCTGTCGTGGTCCATGTCGTCTGGAATACCGCGCAGCAGAATATCTCTGACGCGCAGATCCAGAGCCAGATGGACGTGCTCAACCTGGACTTCCGGGAGAAAAACCCAGACATCTCACAGGTCCCCGCGGCATTTCAGGGCCTGATCGCTGACGCGAGGGTGGAGTTCTTCCTGGCCTCGCGCGCACCGGATGGTGGTCCCACCCAGGGAATCACGCGGACCCAGACGAACACCGCGTCCTTCCAGAGTGACGACCGGGTCAAGTCACAGGCAACGGGCGGAGCCGACCCATGGCCTGCCGACAGGTACCTCAACCTCTGGGTCTGCAATCTCGCGGGCGGACTCCTGGGATATGCCCAGTTTCCTGGAGGGCCAGCCGCCACCGACGGCGTTGTCATCACCTACACCGCCTTCGGTACGACAGGGACGGCGGCGGCTCCCTTCAATCTCGGGCGCACGACGACGCATGAGATTGGCCACTGGTTCAATATGTATCATATCTGGGGAGATGACGGGACCGGCTGCAAAGGGTCGGATGAGGTCCTCGACACTCCGAACCAGGCGGGGCCGAACACGGGCGTCCCGAACTTCCCGTGCATCAGCTGCAACAATGGACCGAATGGCGACATGTTCATGAACTACATGGACTATGTCGACGACCTCAGCATGGTGATGTTCTCGCTGGGGCAGGTTGAACGGTTGGATGCCTGCCTTGATGGACCCCGACAGTCGTTCGTCACCGCGTCGGTTCCGCGGATCACTCCCGCCGGGCCCATCGTGTCGTGGGGCACCGACCGGCTCGACATCTTCGTGCAGGGAATGGATTCGGCGCTGTACCACAAGGCCTGGGACGGCACGGCCTGGAGCCCTTCCTTGACGGATTACGAGTCCCTGGGCGGCAGATGCAAGAGCCTCGCGGAGGTCGCATCGTGGGGCCCGGACCGGCTCGACGTCTTCGTGCTGGGAATGGACTCGGCGCTGTATCACAAGGCCTGGGACGGCACGGCCTGGTGGCCGACGCCCACCGACTGGGAGGGATTGGGCGGCCTGTGCGGGAGTCCTCCAAGGGCCTGCTCCTGGGGACCGGACCGGCTGGATGTCTTCGTGCTGGGAGCGGACTCGGCGCTGTACCACAAGGCCTGGGATGGGACTGCCTGGAGGCCATCGCCCACCGACTGGGAGGGATTGGGCGGCGTGTGCGGGAGTCCTCCGGCGGCGGTTTGCTGGGGCCCGGACCGGATCGACATCTTCGTGCTGGGAATGGACTCGGCGCTGTACCACAAGGCCTGGGACGGGACTGCCTGGAGGCCGTCGCTCACCGACTGGGAGGGGCTGGGCGGCCTGTGCGCGAGTCCTCCGACAGCGGTCTCCTGGGGCCCGGACCGGCTGGACGTCTTCGTGCTGGGAACGGACTCGGTGCTGTACCACAAGGCCTGGGACGGGACTGCCTGGTTGCCGTCACCCACCGACTGGGAGTCGTTGGGCGGCCTGTGCGCGAGCGCCCCGTCGGTGGTCTCCTGGGGCTCGGGCCGGCTCGATGTCTTCATGCTGGGAACGGACTCGGCCGTGTATCACAAGGCCTGGGATGGCAATGCCTGGTGGCCGTCACCCACTGACTGGGAGTCGCTGGGCGGTCTGTGCGCGAGTCCTCCCAAGGCGGTTTCCTGGGGGCCGGACCGGCTGGACATCTTCGTGTTGGGAACGGACTCGGCGCTGTACCACAAGGCCTGGGATGGCAATGCCTGGTGGCCGTCACTCACCGGCTGGGAGTCGCTGGGCGGCACCCTCACGACCTTGCGTGAAGGCGTCATGGCGGCACCCCTGCCGTTGCCGCAGGCGGCGCGTGACATCCGTCCCACGAGCGCGGGCATTCACGGGCGCGCATGA
- a CDS encoding PH domain-containing protein: MSFEPVALAAPEEVSWKRLSAKAPLAALVPLSGTIGRMLLGALLPTYFAGERGLPVVLWVIVLSMAVLLLAAMLYEVATTSYRVVDAQLEIRSGVFTRTSRFIEAARVQNTEVLQPFVSKLLGLVEVKVETASGGKADGHLRGLTPEEAQALIHALQTVRGGGTATVLLPGEAGQEERVLSEAHLGGLLLYGATALGLGVIAVVMGALHEITETFHKLLLPWMEAHWDAVAAPGMGWLAATVAALAGLFGLWLVSGARAVLQFHGFRLVDTGTHLRAVGGLITRRQVTVRRARIQQVVLDEPLLRRTLGFGSVEVETAGVRTGKEASDRAELLVPVVPTARMPELLREFVPELPDAMPFQRAHPKALLRARVRAVGLSVLVAAPATWFWGAWGAVAWLLLPAQLLGAWFDWRFQGWLITEALVVVRQGFWRRRTTVVQRSRIQSARAIQGPLERGYGIGHVRIDVAGSHVVLPSVGWQEAQSLIDVLPARRPARRISPARLPG; encoded by the coding sequence ATGTCGTTTGAGCCGGTGGCGCTAGCCGCACCGGAGGAGGTGTCCTGGAAGCGGCTGAGCGCGAAGGCGCCGCTCGCGGCGTTGGTGCCCCTGTCGGGGACGATTGGCCGCATGCTCCTCGGCGCGCTGTTGCCCACGTACTTCGCGGGTGAGCGCGGCTTGCCGGTGGTCCTCTGGGTGATCGTGCTGAGCATGGCCGTGCTGCTGCTCGCGGCCATGCTCTATGAAGTGGCCACGACGAGCTACCGCGTGGTGGATGCCCAGCTGGAGATCCGGTCCGGCGTCTTCACGCGCACCTCACGTTTCATCGAAGCCGCGCGGGTGCAGAACACGGAGGTCTTGCAGCCCTTCGTGTCGAAGCTGCTCGGGCTGGTGGAGGTGAAGGTGGAGACAGCCTCCGGAGGCAAGGCGGACGGCCATCTGCGAGGACTGACGCCGGAGGAGGCACAGGCGTTGATCCACGCACTCCAGACCGTGCGAGGCGGAGGCACGGCGACGGTGCTCCTGCCCGGCGAAGCCGGGCAGGAGGAACGCGTGCTCTCCGAAGCCCACCTGGGAGGCCTGCTGCTCTACGGCGCGACCGCGCTGGGGTTGGGCGTCATCGCGGTGGTGATGGGCGCGTTGCATGAAATCACCGAGACCTTCCACAAGCTGCTGCTGCCGTGGATGGAGGCGCACTGGGACGCAGTGGCGGCGCCGGGCATGGGCTGGCTGGCCGCGACGGTGGCGGCGCTCGCGGGGTTGTTCGGCCTGTGGCTGGTGAGTGGCGCGCGAGCCGTGTTGCAGTTCCACGGCTTCCGTCTGGTGGACACGGGCACGCACCTGCGAGCGGTGGGAGGGCTGATCACCCGCCGGCAGGTGACGGTGCGGCGGGCGCGCATCCAGCAGGTGGTGCTGGATGAACCGCTCCTGCGCCGCACGCTGGGCTTCGGTTCGGTGGAGGTGGAGACGGCGGGCGTCCGCACGGGCAAGGAGGCCTCGGACCGCGCGGAGCTGTTGGTGCCGGTGGTGCCCACGGCGCGCATGCCGGAGTTGCTGCGGGAGTTCGTGCCTGAGCTGCCTGATGCGATGCCATTCCAGCGAGCGCATCCCAAGGCACTCCTGCGGGCACGCGTCCGCGCGGTGGGCCTGAGCGTGTTGGTGGCGGCGCCAGCGACCTGGTTCTGGGGAGCATGGGGCGCGGTGGCATGGCTGCTGCTGCCCGCGCAGTTGCTGGGCGCCTGGTTCGACTGGCGCTTCCAGGGATGGCTCATCACGGAAGCCCTGGTGGTGGTGCGACAGGGCTTCTGGCGCAGGCGCACGACAGTGGTGCAGCGCTCCCGCATCCAGTCTGCCCGCGCGATACAGGGGCCACTGGAGCGAGGCTACGGTATTGGACACGTGCGCATCGACGTGGCGGGCTCCCACGTCGTCCTGCCCAGCGTGGGCTGGCAAGAGGCCCAGTCGCTCATCGACGTGCTTCCTGCCCGGCGTCCCGCGCGTCGCATTTCGCCTGCACGGCTTCCCGGATAG
- a CDS encoding PH domain-containing protein, which produces MTAPLPTLERLPRGALTLFRIRALLRMGIYGGIAFAVALGLSFAGNEHWPFLLPCAVVLGLSVLTSWYPQRAHERWGWALREHDLVISHGVLLHEVVSIPAGRIQHVDVHQGPIERSLGLARLQIYTAAGSGADGEIPGLTRETADALRERLVRREADDVV; this is translated from the coding sequence ATGACCGCCCCTCTGCCGACGCTGGAACGCCTTCCTCGTGGAGCGCTCACGTTGTTCCGCATCCGGGCGCTCCTGCGCATGGGCATCTACGGTGGAATCGCGTTCGCCGTGGCGCTGGGGTTGAGCTTCGCTGGCAACGAGCACTGGCCGTTCCTGTTGCCGTGCGCGGTGGTGCTGGGATTGAGCGTGTTGACGTCGTGGTATCCGCAACGCGCGCATGAGCGCTGGGGCTGGGCGCTGCGCGAGCACGACCTGGTCATCTCCCACGGCGTGCTCCTGCACGAAGTGGTGTCCATCCCCGCCGGGCGCATCCAGCACGTGGACGTGCACCAAGGCCCCATCGAGCGGTCACTGGGGCTCGCGCGCCTGCAGATCTACACGGCCGCGGGCAGTGGCGCGGACGGTGAGATTCCCGGATTGACGCGGGAGACCGCGGACGCCCTGCGTGAGCGATTGGTGCGCCGCGAGGCCGACGATGTCGTTTGA
- a CDS encoding VOC family protein, with protein sequence MKNGFCWYELRSPRPDEARRFYSTVLGTDVAWEVSLLPEAAAARGAPGHWLGHIHVPDLESSVERFVALGAERLGPPRRSAEGVASTVLRDPLGAVVALTSRTGRDTHAELAWHELHTADQARAFAHYRDLFGWRPTEALQLSPEVGTYQQFTWRDDGRSVGAACSTARLPHIHPHWLFYFAVDDLDRALAAVVEGGGLVANGTHVMPDGTRVAPCEDPHRAAFGLRQAP encoded by the coding sequence ATGAAGAACGGCTTCTGCTGGTACGAGTTGCGCTCCCCCAGGCCCGACGAGGCGCGGCGCTTCTACTCGACCGTGTTGGGGACGGACGTCGCGTGGGAAGTCTCCTTGCTGCCCGAAGCCGCCGCCGCCCGTGGTGCACCAGGTCACTGGCTGGGACACATCCACGTTCCCGACCTGGAGTCCTCCGTGGAGCGCTTCGTCGCGCTCGGCGCGGAGCGGCTCGGGCCGCCCCGGAGGTCCGCGGAGGGTGTCGCTTCCACCGTGCTGCGGGATCCACTGGGCGCGGTCGTCGCCCTGACCTCACGGACCGGACGAGACACACACGCGGAGCTGGCGTGGCACGAGTTGCACACGGCCGACCAGGCCCGCGCCTTCGCCCATTACCGCGACCTGTTCGGCTGGCGTCCCACGGAAGCACTCCAATTGTCTCCTGAGGTCGGGACGTATCAGCAGTTCACGTGGCGGGACGACGGGCGCAGCGTGGGGGCGGCCTGCAGCACCGCGCGCCTCCCGCACATCCATCCGCACTGGCTCTTCTACTTCGCTGTCGACGACCTGGACCGGGCGCTCGCGGCGGTCGTCGAAGGTGGAGGGCTCGTGGCCAACGGCACGCACGTCATGCCCGATGGAACACGCGTCGCCCCGTGTGAGGATCCGCACCGCGCCGCGTTCGGCCTGCGTCAGGCGCCGTAG
- a CDS encoding PRC-barrel domain containing protein, whose translation MQFAESVVQGRVVVAAGGQVLGNVETLSIDSETWKIDSIQVKLTSEASEQFGVYWNYFHAGRIYVPTRLVHSVSDTVLLSVSIDELREVLSQDTASAPS comes from the coding sequence GAAAGCGTCGTCCAGGGCCGCGTGGTCGTCGCGGCCGGAGGACAGGTGCTCGGGAACGTGGAGACCCTGTCCATCGACAGCGAGACCTGGAAGATCGACTCCATCCAGGTGAAGTTGACTTCGGAAGCTTCCGAGCAGTTCGGCGTCTACTGGAACTACTTCCACGCGGGGCGCATCTACGTGCCGACGCGACTGGTGCATTCGGTGAGTGACACCGTGCTCCTCTCCGTCAGCATCGATGAACTCCGTGAGGTGCTCTCCCAGGACACCGCCAGCGCCCCCAGCTGA